The DNA window CCCTACTCTGATTCTCAAGCAGAGGTTAATAAAAGTACAGCCTCATCCAAAATATCAGGGAAATCCGGTGAGCATTTGAATGTATTTGTGATGTGTACAAGATGGCAGCTTTTTTTAAACCCACTTGCAGTGATTAGTCTAAaccagaggttttcaaactgGCACAGTGTCAGACTTTCAAAACCCCTGGTCTAAACTGTGGTAAATCACGGGTTTATATGGTATAAAATATGTGATGTGTCTTATCTGTCCAACCTGGCTTTCCCCCATATACACCTCACAATGGTGTCCCTTCATGCTAATGCTGCTGCTCTGTTCTTTaactctgtgtttttattttgtcttgtcACACAGTACTATTTTGTTCACACTATGTGATTTAATCTTTTCCTTCTGTTTCTCAATCCTTAGACCCTTCCTCACTGATGGCTGGTGATATGGCCATGGTGCACCAGGCTGCCCTGGGAAGAACCTCCACAGGAAGAGGCAGGATCTTCACTGGAACCTGCACCAGGCTGGAGAAACCGGGCAGCGGTTTGTCTACCCTTTCTGCTCCTGCTGTCACCTCCACAAGAGTGGTTATGTAAGTAGCAATCCCCGTGTCCTTATCATAAGCCACCTGAATGTTTTTACTCAAGAACTCAATGACTTCATATTACCAGAGGATAATAAACTTCTTGAATGTGACCGTGTTTAACCTGCACAGAAACTTTTATGCCGGCAGACATTAGAATTAATAACAGACCAAATCTTTGTATGCTTTGTATTTTCACAAATAATGGACCAGACAAAAGCTGCTGTAGCATTATCCAGGGACTTAAAAGCAGCAGACTGCATGTATATTTAATGTGCCTGGCAGTAaatatgaaaacacaacaattctacGGTCGATCCTGATGCCCTCTCTGTGTATATAACAAGCCACTAGAGACACTAAAACACTCTTTAAGTGACGGTTAATctttgttttgatatttttctgCGCAAAGTATGGATCTGAATTGTTTAGATGTTGTAACCTGGGATCATAACGGTTTCATTAATGTTGGTTCAGTCTTtcataaccaaacaacattaGCATATCAAATTGGCCTGAATGTGAGagtggaggaagatgaagatttcagaatacatttacaatatattaatgCTCCTCTCTTTTGCCATCTGTTGGACAAATAATGTCACAGCATGTTTGGTCAAAAAGATATcttaatttataatatatagtGACTTATCCAATTCTCAGGTTTAGTGAAGGAGATGAGTGAGAGGAATCGAGTGCTTGACTGAAAGTTTGTTCCCCCATAGAAATACTTGTGACAGACATATTACTATGGTATTGCTGTAGTGCGGACCTATTCAATTGGCAGCCTGTGGGTCAAATCCAGCCCTTTAACAACCTCATTCTGGCCCTTggatcatttataaatatgaaaacgtatttaaaataaataaataatacatttcttCCAATAAGAGACTTTATTCAAGTTCATCAACGTTACCACTCACTCGCGCTATTGACACTGTTACGGACTGTTAAAAGCTATATCACTGTGTTCAAGTTTATGGGTGTTTACATAGTTTGATTATTAGATTGTCATTTTATTAGTAGGCTGATTAGCCCATTCATTAGTTATGTCATGTTAAGCACagaaatacttaaataaaaagtTTCAACACAGGCTGTTTTAAGTAGGGGGAATTTAGGAGAGTCGAGCTGAATAAAGTAAGTTGTTAAatgcaacattgtgtttattaaagcaACAACCTACTAAGATTAAAAGgtgtattgttttcacatttaagtTCCTAGCTCAgacttaaaaaaatgtgaatgttcaGCTCCTTGGCACTTCACTGTAGTCTTATACATGATTTTTATCAGTCATTGACTACATTACCAAGATAAATTAATGTACCATGGTGTTGATAAAATCACCCTTGCATTTCGATGAATGATGCATAATTATGGTCCTCAAACAGTTATGTAGCACATACATTAATTATTGGTTGACAACCTTCTTTATCATAAGTTTGACTACTCTACAACATTTAATCATGTTGAACTTTTATTACAGCCAAACAGACAAGAACATGCATCAACTGGCTGAGAGCCTTGGGAAAACACTATCAGCTTAAAAAACTACTCCTACAACTTCATATTGGCTTGTTTACAGTTCTGCTTGCTTAAGTCCTACTGTATATTCAATGAGTTTTAATTCCTTTTACACAAGAAGTGATGATCACTAAATGTGACATTCACAATAGATCATTTTTGTGTCCTCATTCTCCCACAAGGAAAAAGAAATCTTGAGGGACTTGTGGTTTTCTTGTGTCAGAAATATATGAACACACTGATTATAAGCAACATCTGCTAGAGGTTTAAACATTCATTCTGAATGTGCACATGTTTGATCACAAAAAGATTTTTCACAAAACATCTCGTACCagattttttccctttttataaTATGATCATTACATTCTTATTTGATCCTGATTGGCGGATTGACTTATACTCAAATCCAGTCATTGTTTCCTCAGGGCTGATGACACTACAGAGCTGATGGAGGAGGCAGCCCAGGTTGCTCTTTGCATTAGCCAGCTAGACAGTGCTGATTCCACTCAGGCACTCCTCAAGACATTTGCCTGGGTCGAACCTCCAGAAGAAGAGACCTACTGCGTCGTTCCCACTAAACCACCACGCCataacagagagcagcagctaGGCAGTACAGTTCATAAAAATAATCAACCTGCCATCAAGATTATTCCAGGTATGATGCGGCTCAACTGTTGtagattttgtgttttttcataATCATTTATTTGTAGCTCTTCCTTGTAAaccaaaaactaaactgaagtatatatacatgcacatacagtatatatgtatatactgtatgtgtatgtaaagATTTCATATTGTGTGGAGTGTTTTCATGCTTACAGTGAGCAATGGCATTAAAAGCACGGTCTTTGAGAAACTGTATTGagcatttctgtgttttttgttgttgtttttgtccttaGACATTCCCATACAGAATGGACATGCTGCTGGCAGGGTGGGTGGCACCTCAACTGACGTAGGCAAAGACCACCGCTCATGTGCCTCTGTCCTCCAAAACTCCAGCTTTGAGGTCATCTCACTGGAGAGCAGGTGAGGGTAGATTGGCATGCCACGTTGAGTTTGGAAAGAAAACTACAAACATTCCTCACAACCTCCttttgataaaataataaaatctggatttttttgttatggAAAGATTCGCCAATCTAGTGCCATCTGTTGCTGTTCTTTGTCATCAGTTTATTAAAACTCAATTTCCCAGGTCGTCCTCTGGCTTCTGTGAAAACTTTGCCGGCCATGGTGGATCTGATCCAGGCCAGGCAGAGGATTCTCGTTCAGCACACATAGTGGACTCGGCCAGCTGCTTCCTGGACCTCAACAGCAACGGTGATCTGGTGACCCGGGCCCTTGCCGACCTCGATCTGAGCAGTAGTGCAGAGCTTCTCAGCTGCGGAGGGTACAATGATGACAACCAACACTCCATGATGTCCTGCGATACAGCTGAGCTCCTGCGTACACCCTCCCCATGCGTGGTAGAATCTGTCCTGGAAGCTAAGTCTGTTGAGACTGGTGTAGAGGCCAGAAACGGCTCAACTGAAGAGCAAGTAGAAAACGACCAGGGCGAGCAGGATCAGTGGGCAGCCATCTCTTCGATTCATAAAGAAAAAAGCCAAGAGTTTGGTGGAATTCAATCAATGACGGACATTCCTGCCACATCTACTCCTAAGAAACAGAAGGTGGATGGACACACCCCGTCCTCAGACTCTACCCAGATACTGGAGGGGCGATACGAAGGAACCGCGTACCACAGAGATGGCACCAGAGTAGGTTGGTACTACTACAACTGTTAATCTGTTTCCCTCCAAAGATCTACACATTGTGTTACATAAAGCAAAACAACTTTAACCAGTACCTTATTTTCTGTCCAGATGTGCAGTGTGATGTGTGTAGATCTAACCTCCCTGACGGAAGCTCCATGTTCTGTGTGTGGATGAGTAGGCCTCTATTGCAAACAGATAGAGCATTGCTCAACCAATCAGGAGCAAGTCTAGGAGAGGTCAGTGGCAGTAAAGATCTTTCAACCTGAATTAGtatgacacatactgtatctatcaAAATATGAAAATTGCTGTTCTGCTTTCAAGTCATTATTCTGTACTCCGTCCTTTCTTTAGAGGATTGGTGAGGTGTTACGCTCCACCATGGATCTGGAGCAGTCTCGAGCCTGCGACGGGCAGTTTGAAGAGGAGTACCAGCCTCTTAAAGCTGTGGGTAAAGGAGCCTTTGGTTTTGTCTGGAAGGCAATAAAGCGCTGTGATGGAATGGAAgtaagaaaacattttcattaatGACAAAACATATCCTATTCATGTATATACAATATGCCACAATTTCTACGTAGAaatattttacatacatttttatcatattaAAACCAAGATAAACCATGTGATTTGTGGGAGTAGTATGATTGTTGTGATGATGTGGCCtcttttgctgtgttttttttaaatttgtaggTGGTGGTGAAGTTCATTAGCAAGGCCAGGATAGTGAGTGACTCCTGGGTAGATGATCCCATGCTGGGACGGGTCAGCCAAGAGATCGCCATACTGACACGAGTACAGCACCACAACATAGTCAAGGTAACTGGGTTGCATCATCAGAGCCTtataaagggatagttcgggttaCCGcctggaagcaaagcaatgaacAACAATGTTGTAAAAACCTTCATTTATTATGCTAAATTATTTTGCTCATcctatatgtgtgtgcgtgtgccacTAGGTGCTGGAGGTGTTTGAGAATGGGAGTTACTTCCAGATGGTGATGGAGAAACATGGAGATGGCTTGGACCTTTTTGAGTTCATAGACATGCAGCCGAGGCTGGATGAGCCCCTGGCCAGCTACATCTTTAGACAGGTATGTAACATGGGCAAGAAAATACACATGATGAAGTGTGAAGCGTTCATTTGTTCTTTGTTAAACTGGCGGGTTCTGTGTCTTCCCAGCTGGTGGCGGCTGTCTTCTATCTGAGGTCTAAGGACATCCTTCACAGGGACATAAAAGATGAGAACATCATCATTGACAAATGTTTCCACATTCGACTGATAGACTTCGGCTCCGCTGCCATGATGGCTCCCAGGAAGTTCTTTTACAATTTCTGTGGCACACTGGAGTACTGCTCCCCGGAGGTGCTTCAGGGAAATCCGTGAGTACATAATACCTGAGAATGACGAGTGGTATTTGTTCCTTTTCATTTAGCAACAAATAGGAAATTTCATATTGGTCCCCTTTTTTATAGATGGTTTAGTTTAAAAGGGGGATAACTGTCTGTGTGATTACACAGCTCGCTCAAATCATTAAAGCAGAATCTAAGTAAGAGCGCTGTTTACCAGTTCTGTATCACTTTTATGACCCATTAACCTTTACGACGTACAATTAAATATATGTAGCTGCAAGGAAATGTTGATCGTAAAGTTTCAAAGCCGTACACTGACCCTGAAATTAACTGGTGAATAAAATGCTGCCATGTTTCCCATATTGCCCAGTATAAGCTTATTTTAATTGTTGTATTTCTCATTGTTCTATTGTAGCTATGAGGGTCCAGAGCTGGAGATGTGGTCTCTTGGTGTGTTGCTCTACACTCTGCTATTCAGTGAGAACCCTTTCTGTGGTGTTGAGGAGATCCTGGATGCCAAACTAAAGCCCCCATTCCCCCTCTCTCCAGGTATACTGCTGCTCTTTGCTGGTGGCTGCAAATAGTTTTAATTGACTGTCAAACAGAAAAATTACACTTTCAGTTTCCTATTTTTTAAACAACTCTGTGCTGAAATGTCTCTATGTACACTTTCAGACCTGCATGATATGTTATGTGGGCTGCTGCACCCTGATCCCACTCAGAGAATGACTCTggacgagctgctgctgcagtcctGGATCAGCCAACCCATCTCACTGGCAGAGTACAGCTGGACAGAGGTGGTCCCTCCAAATCAGAGCTACTGTGAGTACTCTTAAACACTAGAGTTAGACTGACAAGCCATGTTTTCCACTTCAGATATTATGGAGCTCCACCTgtaattaaaggtgcagtgtgtttaAAAAGCTGCTAACTTGCCTTAGGTAATTAAGCTTTGTTTTGACTGCTGGTGGCTGTAGTCTAAATGTTTTTGTACTGGACTTCAATAACCCATATGGTTTTACATTTTAGTTGTTCTAAAATACACATAAGTCATTGGTGGATATTTTGTAGACGTTACCAAACTAAAGGCAGTGACAGCTCATGTACTTAGGACCCTCTCTTCCTTTAACAGGCTCACCACCGCACCAGGAGCCCAGTCCTAAAGTGTTTGTCAGGCAAGGCTTATTCCCGGATGAACATGATGAGACTCTTcctgatgatgaggaggaggaagaggaagatgaggatgaCAGGTTGTCAATGGTGGCCCTGGAAACAGAGCTTCAGAAGTACCTCCATGAAGATTAAagactgatttttattttatttttttatgccaaCTATCCGTCCAACATTTAGTGTGCAGCAGTGCAAAGAGGACATGAAgtgcaaaataagaaaaaggaACCTTGTCTTAGTCTAAGGCCAAACACTACCATCTAGACAGAAGTCTTTTAGAGACAAATGGACCTTTGCCTTTTAAGTATACACAGCTTGCTGCCAAGTGTAATGGATATCATTGTCAAGCTGTTGTTGGTCAAGATGTGCTTGTTTGACATATTTGGAATTGCTGAGTGCAACACAAAGCAAATGCATCATGATGTAGcagtttttttcccttttatattatgtattttatttattctttggaTTTAGGGAAAATTTGAAGCATCATAGTAACTGTTCACAGGGATCCAGCTTTGCCACCAAAACCCCAGAAAATGACCACAACCTTGAGTTGTTGACCTCGGAGAGAAACCACACAGTTTGATTGAAGTTGAAGGGAATTGTTTTAATGATCCAGCTTTTGATTAACAAATGTCTGTTTTATGTTCATGATTTTAATCTTGaggttttaattaaaaattgtaagtatatttacaatattttatctatttatttttatacatgaataaatatttgtCCACAAATGTAATGCTCCTTTTTATACGATTGAGAAATTGCCTGTTGATCAAAACTGTAGAAAGTTTTTGTTTGTCATGCaaacattgtaaatgtatttGAATTTTATATTCTTTATGCAGCCAGTGAACACAGTAAATCATTAAATTGCAGTGCAATAAAACAGTTTCACGTTGCAGTTTTTGACATGGTGAGGTACCAGATAGCTTGGGCAACAGCTGCTTGACCTGACTGATTcaaactgcagaaaaaaaccCCACTTTAAATTGGATTTCATGTTAGAAATCTTGGGGGAAACCTAATATTACAAATACTGAGTGTCAACttcagttaaaatatttaacaatcAGCAATATTCTGCCATATAACTTGTAGTTATatgcacaaataaatgatgaaattGTTGTaggtatatatgtatattatagaataaacattttgtgttataggtaaagtagaagtatcttctattgaaaaacaaacaacactcGAAAACTACACCTCAAACCAACATACCATCTGAATATGTtcattctatttttatatactttatttttttcaaggttggtttcatatatgcaatttacagttcgtaattacaatagtttataaaccaatttttaagtagatgagcttatagacaaattcattaagtacactagagaaaacaacttcaacattcaaaattgaaataaaattaagaaaataaataataatagtaataatggtaaaaagaaagaatagagttaaaaaaaacaaaaaacaagaaaaaaacaataactgaaTATGTtcataattacaatagtttataaacaaTTTTAAGTAGATcagcttatagacaaactcattaagtacactagataaaacaacttcaacattcaaaattgacataaaattaagaaaagaaataatgataaaaagaaagaatagagttaaaaaaaacacataacatcaaaaacaaacaataactgAATATGTTCATTCTAGTCCATTTGCtcacaaattacaaaaaacaacaacacaggtgTCAGGCTGACAGTGGTACAGAGTACTCTTTGGGAATCCCATGtttgaaaacacattattaaaacatCTCGTCTCCTCTTTGGTAAAACCATCAGTCATGGTTAATGTCCGTCTGAAGACAATGTTCACTTTTGCTGTGGGAGTGTGTGCACTTCTCCTCAAGCAACAGAAACATAGCGGAACCTTTGTGCTCTGCCTCTGCCGAGACTGAAAGACGGAAGTATATGTGCGACGGACAAGCATGGGTACCCGAGTTGCTGCAGCGCGTCAGGTGAATCAAAATGCTCCTAAACAtgatcatattttatatttttcaactTAAAATACAGTCGTTACATTGTAAGACGTTTAATTGAATGAGCCAGAGACTTAAAACATGTAGAAGAAACGAATGACAGCCCACGAACCTCTATAACCTTCATGTTTGCTaactaatgctaatgctaagcACAGCTGGTTTACAGCACATCTCCTGCTAACTTCTCTGTAAAGGCTCTACAGATCTTTTATTTTGATCTCCATTAGCTGTGGCTGAAgcccagctattcttcctggagtCCACTTGAATCACTTTGAACTGTTAGGCTACATTTCAGTACATAATCACATTACAGTCTTTACCAACAATCACCACAACATCAAAAGagacacaacaaaacacaacaacacaggacCTATATGTTCAAGTTAATACTATTCACAGAGTATAGATGTAAATGTGATTCATTAGTGGTTGGACCAAAGCATATTatatcaaaatacaaaaacagaacaagcaaCAACTTCTTTTACCATAAGTATTAACAGGACTTTGTATTTATCCAACATTAAACCTTTTATGATTTGATGTTAGTTAAAtatcagcagacacagagagctgtTCAGCTAggagatatttttttcaataatattttaatagatttttgctattttcttgAATGATATACCGAGGCAGCGTGTTCCATGTCACCATGGCTCTGTACACTACAGTACTTTTCAACATGTTAGTTTTCACCTTCGGAAGTGTGAGTCTTCCTTCAGTGGCATGCCTGGTACTGTACTCATGTTCATCAGAACTGAAGCGTAATTGATTATATAATAACCCTTGGCAATTTAGTTACCGATATGTTTCTAATTAAATTAAGCAACGATGCAGTAAAtctgttttttagttttagcCATGATAGACTGTTATGCATTTCACTGACATTAGTTCTCTACGAACACTGAAGTAAACAACGCGTTGCCTTATTCTGAGCAATTTGCAACTTCTTTATGTGTGACACGGCAGACCAAACCTCTGAGCAATAGTACAGATGAGATAAGACGAGTGTTTTAATGACATTTCCCTTTACATTTGAAggtaaaacatttgagcatcTCCTTATAACAGCAATACCCCTGCCCGTTTTACTGACCACTTCTGACTGGTCTCCATAATTCAATAATTAGAATTAAAACAGGGACATAATCTGCTGTTTGTGTATTATAACCATGGTTTGTTTTCCACAGGTTCTTCTGTGGACTGTGAGAAATGCGACCTCCTCCTCTATATTCAGCTCGCTTCAGTTTGGGAGATGCCACCTCCAGCCTCTATGCAGATTGCTCTGTTCCTCCACCAGCCAGAGTACTCTCCAGTCATCACAACACAACCATGAACTCCTTCCTCTGTCCAGGAAGCCAGTCACAGAGCTGTCCCCACGCTCTCTGCTTGATATGGGATTCACAGACTCCCAGGCAGAGCAGATATATGATGTCACATCCAAACTCAGAGGAGGAAGCGCTGCCAAACATGCCCTGTCAACTCTCACAGCTCTGTTTGTCTTGGGCCTCAATCCCTCCAGTGTGCTGAAACTGCTGGAGAAATGTCCTGAACTTTATACCGTCAAGGAATCACAGTTTCAGCAGCGCATAGGCAACATGCGGAAACTAGGTTTAATGGAAGGTGAGATCGTGATCTTTGCGCAGCACAGTTTATCATAACCATTGTTGAAACACTGCTTCAGGTGGATGTACTCCATGCTTGATATTTATGGATGTTTTGTATGATTATCAAACCAGTATTTTTTTCCTTATTTCCCCTGTAGGCAGTCTTCAGAGAGTGGTGTCCCACTACCCCCAGATCCTGACTGTGCCTGTGAAGACAGTCAAAAATGTGGTGGCGTTCCTCAGAGAGAAGTGCCTGTTTACCGTCCAGCAGGTCACAGACATCCTCAGAGATAGTCCGGCCGTAGTGCTGGAAAACACGGGTCAGCTGGAGTACAAGTTTCAGGTCAGTATTTTAGGTcattcactggttccagctcCTCAATTGACAATTTTGGGGTTTTGGGCTGAtagtcggacaaaacaagaaatttgaaGACATAAGCTTTGGCTCTGGGAAATTTTGACGGGCCTTTCTAAAAaacaattttcagac is part of the Sebastes umbrosus isolate fSebUmb1 chromosome 12, fSebUmb1.pri, whole genome shotgun sequence genome and encodes:
- the pask gene encoding PAS domain-containing serine/threonine-protein kinase; this encodes MSLLLTEADFGVSQSIRVKGDTICVVPDLTSDLLEDDFDLNKSYPCTQRPVYKKSRQALQRRYHLGSLSGENFDICTSVATRNLQISSLHPGSQVSAVSLPHPPTMSETEESLFSQLISGDFGLSGSPSAFNPNKVILTVDHKTREILAANEQAFKLFECTTEELIGKKLSCFLNKTSQVLEEALEENFPLVDGTVVAVSGKVVDVVTLSGEVPVSVCTYRQSQNEEHWLVMMENVERVSASLSFSQDGSILTCDVAFAHLHGYHHPDELKGVSVKELIPSLQIPLHSNALPKMLRVQRVCGKSRGGASVPLCVKLQGAVVCGRPQHQSDGTDCTCPSDSLERSDPQDSQPCSPNTSSLYKSEASNPGEPSSGVTVDSIVLSPSPALEYSGTVWVFAPLSGLLLLHPDGSIYSIHNHLALSLFGYNRDELLRKSVTFLMPGFYGWMSDSDRKASPYSDSQAEVNKSTASSKISGKSDPSSLMAGDMAMVHQAALGRTSTGRGRIFTGTCTRLEKPGSGLSTLSAPAVTSTRVVMADDTTELMEEAAQVALCISQLDSADSTQALLKTFAWVEPPEEETYCVVPTKPPRHNREQQLGSTVHKNNQPAIKIIPDIPIQNGHAAGRVGGTSTDVGKDHRSCASVLQNSSFEVISLESRSSSGFCENFAGHGGSDPGQAEDSRSAHIVDSASCFLDLNSNGDLVTRALADLDLSSSAELLSCGGYNDDNQHSMMSCDTAELLRTPSPCVVESVLEAKSVETGVEARNGSTEEQVENDQGEQDQWAAISSIHKEKSQEFGGIQSMTDIPATSTPKKQKVDGHTPSSDSTQILEGRYEGTAYHRDGTRVDVQCDVCRSNLPDGSSMFCVWMSRPLLQTDRALLNQSGASLGERIGEVLRSTMDLEQSRACDGQFEEEYQPLKAVGKGAFGFVWKAIKRCDGMEVVVKFISKARIVSDSWVDDPMLGRVSQEIAILTRVQHHNIVKVLEVFENGSYFQMVMEKHGDGLDLFEFIDMQPRLDEPLASYIFRQLVAAVFYLRSKDILHRDIKDENIIIDKCFHIRLIDFGSAAMMAPRKFFYNFCGTLEYCSPEVLQGNPYEGPELEMWSLGVLLYTLLFSENPFCGVEEILDAKLKPPFPLSPDLHDMLCGLLHPDPTQRMTLDELLLQSWISQPISLAEYSWTEVVPPNQSYCSPPHQEPSPKVFVRQGLFPDEHDETLPDDEEEEEEDEDDRLSMVALETELQKYLHED
- the mterf4 gene encoding transcription termination factor 4, mitochondrial codes for the protein MGTRVAAARQVLLWTVRNATSSSIFSSLQFGRCHLQPLCRLLCSSTSQSTLQSSQHNHELLPLSRKPVTELSPRSLLDMGFTDSQAEQIYDVTSKLRGGSAAKHALSTLTALFVLGLNPSSVLKLLEKCPELYTVKESQFQQRIGNMRKLGLMEGSLQRVVSHYPQILTVPVKTVKNVVAFLREKCLFTVQQVTDILRDSPAVVLENTGQLEYKFQYVYFRMGVKQAEMVKSRLFRFTLDEVRCRHCFLERRGLYQTPDKKGQTIILNPKLDNILSVDQDTFITHVADASAEEYDVFRRLMAREWLEEEQQQGSIEADSDDDEDEEEDEEDEENRGRSGYRKRKRK